CCCATATGTGTGTGTAATATTGTCAGTATTATTTTATACTTTGTTTTCATTGGATTCTGTCTGGTAATTTAATGCACCAGCAAATCggtttctattttaattttgggttttcttttggtACCAGAAACGGCCAGAAGGTGGCTTGTGAGTTTACCCTCTGGGTTagacagcagagaaaaaagggGAGTAGAAGAAGAAACCGTAGCTGGCTGCAGCACTTTGTGCTGAGCAATAGAACGCtgggaaaaaagagaaacaaagtaCGTTATACGATTCATTTTTGTGAATTCTGGTAACGGTTGAAAGAAGAGAAGATAAGTGACCAGGATTTTTGCAGTTAAATCTGTTTCTACTGTGATTTTCTCCGGTGAGTGTTGTGATGTATTTTTACAACCTGAAATGAAGCTAATGCTAAATGGAGTGACAGGCATTACTGCTTGTATGTTTCgacatgaaaacaaaagaaaacataaaaccaatCGGAGAAATGTGTAGCACTGGGATATTTGAATGATTCTCACTGTATTGCATTTTTGTAATGCCAAGAGTCTGCAGTAAAAATTGTTAAAGTGTTTGTTCAAAACTGcaggaggaaataaaagcagttAAACAGGTGTAGTCAGAGGCGGAGCAAACCTGGAAATACAAGTTTCAGTGTCAGTTACAAGAAATGATCAGACTTTTCTGGATCTCAGCAGTGCTGCAGTAAAGATTAATGTTAATTTCTGTCgaaaatagaagaaaataaagaagaaaataaactgaGATTTGCTTTCTGCTCCTCAACAATACGCTGAGATACTGGTGAGTACTGCTGATACTATCTATGCTTCTACTAGCAGCAGAAACACCAAACCTTCTGTTTCTACTGAGACTCATCAGGTGACCAGAAGTAAAATTTGgtttaaatcagaatcagctttgaTTACTAagtttgtgaaacaaaatatatttaactaACTCGTGTAAAACTGGCAAAGACATTAACGCCTTTTACTGACTTGCTTTCTTTAAACTTCGTTTTCTGTCCTCAGAGTTCAGAAATGTCTTCTAGCAGCAACCTGCGGTCTGAGGATCAGTTTCTGTGCTCCATCTGTCTGGATGTGTTCACTGATCCAGTCAGCATACCATGTGGACACAACTTCTGTAAAGCCTGTATCATTCAGCACTGGGAGGCTAATGTTCCCTACAAGTGTCCCCTGTGCAACGAGATTTTCACCTCTAGACCTCAACTGAGAGTCAACACCTTCATCAAAGAGATGGTTGCTCAGTTCAGACATGAAGCTCAGCAggaagccagcagcagcagctcagctgcCAAACCAGAAGTTCCCTGTGATGTCTGCACTGGAACCAAGCTGAAGGCCCTGAAGTCCTGCCTTGTGTGTCTGCTCTCCTACTGTCAGACTCACCTGGAGCCTCATCTGACCACTCAACGTCTGAAGAAACATCAGCTGATGGAGCCTGTGGAAAACCTGGAGGACAGGATGTGTCTGCAGCACGATAAACCTCTGGAGCTGTTCTGTAAGACCGACCAGACAAGTGTCTGCTCGCTCTGTCTTGTTCTAGACCACAAGAACCACGAGTTTGTTCCTCTGagagaagaatttgaaggaaagaaggcagagctgaagaaGACCGAGGCTGAAGTTCAGAAGATGATCCAGAGCAGACGAGTGAAGATCCAGGAGATCAAAGAGTCGGTGAAGATCAGTAAAGATGCTgcagacagaaagaaagcagaagGTGTTCAGGTCTTCACTGCTCTGAAGgatgctgctgagagaggcCTGAAGGAGCTCATAAAGGAGATCCAAGATAATCAGAAAACTGCAGAGAAACAGGCTGAAGACCTCATCAAAGATCTGGAGCAGGAAATCTCTgagctgatgaagaggagctCTGAGGTGAAGCAGCTCTCACAGTTTAAagaccacctccacctcctccaaaGCTTCTCCTCCCTGAAAGCTGCTCTACCCACCAACAACTGGACAGAGGTCAGAGTTCATGCTCTATCATATGAGGGGATTGTGGTGagagctgctgctcagctggagCAGAAGTTCGGGGAGAAGATGAAGACACTGTTGGAAGCTGAGCTGAAGAAGGTCAAGCAGTATGCAGTGGATGTGACTCTGGATCCTGATACAGCTCATCCTAACCTCATCCTCTCTGATGATGGAAAACAAGTTAATTGTGGGAATAAAAGAAAGGACCTTCCAAACAACCCAAAGAGATTTTCTCCATGTCCGTGTGTTTTAGGACAGCAGAGTTTCTCTTCAGgcagattttactttgaaattcaGGTTAAAGGACAAACTAGCTGGTATTTAGGAGTGGCCAGAGAGTCTGTCAAAAGGAAGGGAGAATTCACCGAAAGTCCTCAGAAAGGTTTCTGGACCATTTGGTTGAGAAATAGAAATGTGTACGAAGCTGGTGCTGAACCTCCAGTCCGTCTCCATGTCCAGCCTGGTCCTGAGAAGGTGGGGGTGTTTGTGGATTATGAGGAGGGTCTGGTCTCCTTTTATGATGTAGATGCTGCAGCTCTGATCTACTCCTTTACCGACTGCTGCTTCACTGAGAAGCTCTATCCATACTTCAGTCCCTGTCTAAATGATGGAGGTGAAAACTCTGCTCCTCTGATCATCTGTTAATCAGAATGATTGTTGCACTgatgaaccagaaccaggttccAGAATCAGAACCATAACCAGATGAAGCTCCATGAATAATGAACCTGTGGGTGAAGAACCTCCAGTCTGAGTGACTCTTAGGTTTTGTAAATACATCCATGTTATTAATCAAGGTGAGAGCAGACTTAAAATTGAAGTTTACGTAATAATATGGACTCTAGCGTCGCCTCTGATGCCAAGGCTCCAGTCAGGTGAAACTACAGGTGGACGTTTCTGTGAATCATTCTTGGATCAAGTCAAAGAATCAATcaaatctgctggatttccttagatagcAAACTTTTAACCAAATTTTCTAAATCAGGGATTTAGACAGTGTGGAGCTGCCACTAAGGGGCGCACAAGATGAGAAATGTAATGGTGGTCTGgctgtgttttttccccacatcataaagacgtgtaaattaATATTTCCTTTGTAATATTTCGAATTAAAAactatacattttttataaataaaaagatgtaCTCACAcgaaatgttatttatttagattaagTCTCAtgctacgcttcattttaagaggAAATATATGATTTGATAGTGTCAtagtttttaggtgtttggcccacatgcagaacacagtcgGGAGACAAAAAGTAGCTAAAGGTGTTTACTGAAAACTCAGAGGTACACGGAGATGTTATGCTCATAGAATGAGCTGCCGAATGATCGAGACGTCGGGATCGGAACACTATGGGAAGATTACACCTGGACATTTGCAGGATCTGTGGCGTAATGCTTACTGCCAGGTATGAGTAACCtatctggggggtgggggggggtgggggtggagtGGAAGAACGGACTCAGTAAAGCTCCTTGTTTGGGTAGAACTAGGTGACCAAGTGACAGGTAAACCAGCAGGAGGAGCAAAGGCGGGGATCCGAACAGCACCACAGCATGAAGCAGGGATCAGAGAGCAGCCCAGAGGAACCAGGGTGAATCTAGGAAGGGGGAACTCTTGTCTGGCCTGGTAAGACCAAGGGGGCTCGAGGGGAATGCcggagcaaaatctgagcggcgAGGATTCAGGAACTTGGCTTGAGACTTCAGCGCTCGGAGGAGCAGCCAGTGAGTAATCCAAAGCACAGAGCGAACTACAAGGAGATGGGAGACATTAGTTAATACTGAGAACAGGAAACATGAATCACGCAGGAACGAGAAACTGTCAAGAGACAGTGGCCACTAACTGTACCACAACGGTTTAACACTCCAGCGTCCTTCAGCTGACTGCGCCCTGTTTTTAAACTCCAAGCCGGAGCTGCCGAAACAAGCTGCAGGTGTgcaccacgcccacctgtcaactacGATCATCTGTAATAGGAAAAGAGAAGAATCCTGACAGATAGAATTGACtctggaaagagccttgagatgagtTGTAAATTCCTCtgtaacgactcctcgttacagaagagtggaccagtttcggttcaatctgctggcttaatgtctttaacgaccgcccattactaaggggtggacctgtttcggttgtatttgcatgttatctaagccattacaatgCCTTTGTTTtgacagtagtataaagcttgttactccacattactccagactttttgaattgagaatgCTTCCtgaagaggaagcgaaacgtcttcaactacggaaaacaaatccagttgctttgttttttaattttttggaatgaccatgacctggatgactgagaatcttcaccaggaCATAACTTTCTTGTTTTACCGGCaaatgtttcttgttttaacgAGAGACTAATCTTGTTAAAACAAGATCATTTTCTCCTTATACGCAATGCAATATAacccggcatcagctcgcgggatattgagtgtcatggagaagatggagagacagagggaggccctttatttctttttaagaagtcgtcatttgtcggagcaatgtatttctgcactgagaagtgacaaggtaagtcatgCATATAAAGCAAGCAACCTACTTGAAATCTGATCAATATGAcagttattatttatagttaacaACTATGATCTGGATCACTGTATTACCGTCTCTGGCTCTgttcacacagtgaaaacaggtttgcgttgcgtttgtactctccatttacgTACttcaaggtttaactgttgtttAAGGGgactttcagctatagctgtgggtttattcaCAAGAGTTTGCCGCCGAAACAGTATGTTTcgtctgtctaaagagaaaagcagtatttgttgctacatttatacaaagtTTATAaccacgacacacactagatgctgtttgttaatgtttaaagcatCACCAGATGTGATGAATGtcaaattttgactttttttccatttgaactaccagcaacagagacagacggTAAACacgtgcctattaaaccaaatatagtcaaaatatgtctgttgtctagatttatcctgtatttttttttgaagatatagaaatgcgcagagataaaccccacccttatttGTTTATATCTAAGATACTCATAAGATCACAAGatacatcctctcagacaactaattatttccctaacaatagtcagatgtcaatgtttaaatgtggagtaaatcttaatacataaagagcatggaggacccaatactgtacttcgAGTAAGATGGGTGACACCAAGACTGAAttgttacatgagtggttgtccatttcatcattcaaatgagaacaaattaatatattattggtatatactagtacgactattaaagaacagcagattaaactttaagatatgtaaaggcctatattaaattaattttgcgaACACATCAACAGATTGaataatttcttactttttggtgtaccaaataaCCCTCATAATGATGAAATATGTTGTGGGCTAAGTCCCtgatgatgagaatgtctagctACGCCTCTGTTTTGTACTAATTtattaatggacagtgtggaaatctatgtacaataaaaccaatgtaaatagtgttcctctgttttatttgtctttatcctaattctagaagtagaaatagtcaaataaatagCAGTATTATTTTGTGGAACCCTAATCATGCTATTATAACTAAGCAaaagtctaaataaaaaatagcagtTTTTAGGCGGCATCTAGTCTTCTTATACTGtataatatgtaaaaaaaaaaattacacctgctatttatgccTGAACTGCCTCAAAGGGTCGACAGAAAATGAAAGCAACAATGGaaacgaaatattggtaaaagggaaactcTCTGAATCAGTAATTTTTCAGAGGTGCTTAGCTAAGATTTAGGGGTGCTTGAGCACCCCTAAAATGGCCTAAATATGCCACTGATTGCCACATTTGTGACACTCCGCAGCATCTGTACCAATTATTACGCACTTAACGGTGAGGTCTtctgaaaatcttacacactggggctttaaggaGGCAGGAGACAGAAGGATGCGTCAGAGCATTAGCTTTCCCTGAGTGGTATACGACCAAACCTTTGCTCCTTGTTGCTCCCTAAGCTCTAGTCTTCCGACTAACGTACGTGTTCTCTTCCTCAACGTTACCACTCCTGTCTGGAACCTGGCCTGGACCATTGTCATCATCATCCGAAGAAGATACTCTGTGTCAGTTCCAGTTCCAAATCCCAAGGCACTCCTGTCCACGATCGTTCCAGTAACATCGCAGGCATTCTCAGCATTTTCCGCTGGACTATCAACCTGTCCAATCTACAACATGGTTCACTATTGGACAAGTCACCAGACATAAGCCAACAGTTTGTCAGCCACAGCTCACTGTGTTCACATATTCCCCAAGTCGGCCTCTGCCTGCACTATCACACCCTGCTGCTTGTTGTCGGTGCTGAGCCCTGTTTAGTCTTTTCTCCATAGTCAGTTACCAGAGCCCTTCTAGTCACCCTACTATCTGACCCCGGTTCGCCCTGTTAACACCATTTACACAACTCTCAATAAAAATTCTTAACTGCCTGCCTGCCTTCATGTTTGCTTTCAGGgtcaaaatagaaaaacaagacctgacacttttgtcttttaataactaTCACCGCAGGAACTTTAGCTTTTATAATTACAACAATATATATGCATATTCTCTGGTTTTACCTTTAAAATAGGCTCATatctatagaccagttcacgcgtgacgtcacgagctacatccacgctacatccgggtcccgcgggtaggcaaaaacagtactgttgtcgtctactaccatgacaaaacgggtgaattagagcgtgcttttagttcgtttatttttggaatctaaacaatgcctacgacttgttgtgctcccggttgcacacagaggcattccaaatcgtcggatgtacatttctttcgtttaccgaaggacgaagaaagacaaaagaaatcgatattttcaatgaaaaggatgcaggcagacaatcccaatcgactgtgggagccatcataccacgacagaatttgcagtctacactttatctccggtaaatacaacttaattttgcactagccattgttctacttaaatcattatataaataaaaaattaggatatatacttaagtcaagacgtaaacgtttgttttcgtaataatatacgtacatgtacaatgtatgcaaaccctctggcatgagtctgtgaaaaggattaataagacaaaaacaccaaaataatccttagtgaacaatgtttttttttttacttaccgGTGGCgagtcttcctctctgctgaggacTCCTCtttcgtatgttacacaaacatgtctgaacatccatccatccattttctgacctgcttaatccctcattgggtcacgggggttgctggtgcctatgtcccgatataaaataattgtagccgtccagtggtttcatggctttcatgctctctcgtctgtactggcctgccgtgtttataaggcagctgtatatgttgctgtacggaacacttggccagcatttcacagactcgctccgtccctttaggcttttgctgtgtggatctggcaatctgataccataaaccatcaacttactcttaaaacgatcttgttatatgttatctaaagaagaaaaatacgttgagaactcgttgtttcctttgtttgcgtccgccattgtgttcaccttttgcctaccagtctggcgcgcatgcgcgaaaaacccggatcaaaacaataagaatgaactggtctattcaCCCTGCATTTTGTATTATGTAATAACCCTTGTCAATCAGAGCCAACCCTGACTATAGGCAGTTTAGGCAAATATTAAGGGAATCCCTAGATTTAAAAGGATGCACTAAGggtgagtttattttttaataccaACAGGCTACAACTAATACTACCTTATATATTATTTCATGATGTTACCAAAACCCACTACAACTTATATAAAGTTGTAGTGGGTTTTTCAGCAATGAACAATCACCTGCTGGCCAGACAGCTCACGGAGCATGGACCTCTGAACAAGTGCGCAGCGCCAACCAACCCAACAGACAGGGATGCTGCGCTCGCAACAACCATGTGAAGTGGTCTGTCATCATCATGTCACAAGCATTGTTTTTGAACtaagaaataactcaaaacatcttgcatattttagctttttctaaatacGCCCTACTTTGTTTTGATCACTGCTTTGGTCTCTCTTGGCCTTCTCCAGATGAGCTTCATGAGGTTTCCCATCTGGAATGGTTTTCCAACTGTTTTGAACGGGTTCCCAGAGGTAGTGATACAAATATAGATAAAccattgaatgagaaggtgagtccaaacatTTGACTGGTGGTGTGAgttatttcaatttaaatagataatacttttttaataatgtgaTACAGCAAATTATCTTCTCTTTTAACATGGTCACTATACCTTCCTCAGGAACTTGATTGTCTGTGGAAATCACTTGGATCAGCCCTTCTGTGATCATGCTCTCAAAGGAAAGACACACAAGGCCATCATTGCAGATATTTCCAAAATAATGTAAACCAAGTCATGcaacatattattattttacctgAAACACAGATCATGTAGTCACCCATCATGCCATTCATTACTGTGTTTTCAGGTTaatctttaaatatttcaatgttttaaataaagtatttcacTAAATATTAAGGAAATCTTCTATTTTCTAATGATAAAATCCTCAGGAAccttagttgtttttttttataattacaaCGATATATGCGTACACTGTGGTTTTGAAATAGGCTCATATCTATTCAGCCTGCGTGTAGCATTATGCAATATCCTCTGTCAATTCTAAAGAAGGGCAAGGCTGGTAATTTACAGGAACTTGCTAGCTTGTGATAAGATCAAATATAGTCTCTAAAGGGTGGgtgtattttattctgttcatgGTTGGAGCCCTACAGAGtaagcatttaaaaatgtgaagaaaccGTTTTTAAAGTCACACAAAAGGAAATATTGCTTGGTGATTACAAAGAACTGTTCAGTTCCATATTCACCATGTGTTTAACAATAAACCAGGAGAGATACTGAAAACTAAACAAGCCATCTTTGAAGCATACAGAGGCCCCCTCCCTCAGTAGAGGAATGGAGAGACACGCTATAGTAAAAAAAACGACTTGGTCCCTTAATTAGCTTGTATGTTCCTTGTGATAAGAATAGACTTGTGAAAATGCCGCTACTTCACATCTTcatgttttttgtcattgtgaAACACCGGGTCCTCCACAAAGATAAGCACCTCCTTctgttgtctttattttaagaaactaataaaaaaactattgaAACCGATTTGTAAACagataaaatgtgtgtttttgcatttctttctttttggttATGAACATTACAAgctattttgaatttgttaaaaataggggggggggggtcctgcaGCTACGAAATCAGCATGGATTAGACAATAAAAACTTGAAGTTTTCAATTACATCTAGAAGATTTATATTACTTTGTCAACAAAGTACTGTAAGGTCTGTGTTTAGTTCAGTTCAAAAATAGATTATTAATCCCAAAGTGAAATTAAATGATGCTGTAACCCATGCTATGGGAGATTCCTCTACAAGCCTCTGACTTTAGACACTCTGTTGTTATATGACAGCCTGATGAAGAGGATTTTCAtggttgtccataatgttcttcattttatgaagaattcTTTGTGAAATCATCAGCAGAGGCTCTAAATGAGTCCCAGAATAGAGCCGGCCTTCTTTATTAGCTTGTTGAGTTTGTTTAAGTCGATTGCTCTGATGCTACTTCCCCAAGAGATGATGGCAAAAGAGATCACACTCTCCAAAACATACTTATAGAAGATCCGCAGTTTCTTGCTGAAAACACTGAATCACCTAAGTTTCCTCAAGAAGCACAGTTTGCTCTTTCCCTTATCCCAGTGGTCCCCAAATATTTTTGCACCACAGACCAGTTTAATGTCATTAATCTGTGGCATATaagtacaacaaaataaaattatacaacaggtattattattattgtaaaaaaaaaacattattttctaaatataataatattaataataataatctcgCTGGCATGTCTGCTCCGCCTGAGAGGAGGATGGCATCTCCCTGTATCAGCTCGAACAGGAGCCAGACGCCACTGAAGCCACTGGGCATGAATATCCAATAAAACTTCACAGCAGCTACTAAAAAAGGGAACGGATATGTCCAAGGGCACGCAAAAATTGGACGGACGTTTCCACTAAGGATGAGAGAATTACagaagagtggctgaagttcatttatggggactttactgaagacAATTTCCTGTGGGGGAATTTAAGTCGGTATTTTCGACCAAACGAATTTTGAAGAAAAACTTCTGTACCAACACGGAAGGTGGCGACAACAACGCTGTCATTGCCCGTAAGataatttcatttctaaatgctgtcaaatgttAGCCAGCTATGACCCATGGTGAACTGGAACCGGCAGCCTGCCCCACCGTGGCGACCTGGAGCCACTggcaggttaaagcctttgatCAGCTTGGTCTCAGCTGTCTGACGTCCTGCAACCTATAACACTTCCACCAGTCATAATAATTGATATGTAATGGAGTGTTGTGGGTAGAAAGGAGAGGTGTACATGGAAGGGGGAAGGGATGTGTGGCTGCTATTgaccggttttccaaatatgatTTTAGTCAACCAGAGTGAAGTCAATTAGTTAGACCCACATATCATTAACATACCCAAGCCTTTTATTTAGGAGGGACATATGGCCTGACAAAACCACAAGCTGACATTTTTCTTCATAACATTATTTGGAGAATTTGCGTAtgtagcaatatcaactacattaaattgtttatacagtgatgtcatggcacctttaaaaggtttattgtgaagtAGATGTAGTAATGACAGACTGAAGAGATGATGATGACTGGACAGGTGACAGAATGGTTGACCGGAGCAAATGCTCCAGGGGAATGCAGAGCAGGCACTGGATCCACTCACAAACACACGGAAACAGGCTTTGCACACAAGCACTAGAATACTGGTTTGGTGAGGGGAAGGCGAGCACAAGATCAACACAAGCGAACACAGAGGAAAAATTCATGCAGGCAGTGAGAAGATCTGGCTGAGAATGGCTGTGGGAGGCAGATATAACTAGACAGAGTCTCAGGTGAAGCGACTAGATGATagttagcagcagcaggtgatgCTGAATATGGTGAGTGAAGCAGGGAATGGAGAGGCAATAGGCAATCAgcccaaaaaacacaaagggCTGAATGCATGACAGTGAGCACATTGCAGAGAGCCAATTCGGAACTGAGAACCAGTTTCATGCTTATGTAATTTGCTgtctgtatttcacaaactaaggtTGCACCACTTTGCAAAAGCAAGTACCATGGGATTACAGTGTCAACACATGCAAGACGCCGGGCAAAATATTTCTCTATTAATAGTTTTAAGCTCTCTAACTCCAGTTGCAAGGACAGGTATtgtaagacactggaatgacATGGAAATTTGATAAATTACTTTACCAGGCCTTTATCTGTGTGCATGCATGAGCACATGCACAGCAtgcaaaaaatatcaaaaaaatattgttattggTGTGTACACAAGGCTCAGGCTTGCAGTAATGGGCACAGTTGTGTTAATACAAAAATAGATAATTGTGGGGCTAACCTTTTGTCCATTGCATTATCATTCAAGCtaagtttagaaactgtttttgGACTGGCCATCATCCATTCTATTGGGTTTCAATGACTGACTGATGAATGACTAAGTATGATAACGTTCACAACa
Above is a genomic segment from Fundulus heteroclitus isolate FHET01 chromosome 10, MU-UCD_Fhet_4.1, whole genome shotgun sequence containing:
- the LOC118556016 gene encoding E3 ubiquitin-protein ligase TRIM21-like; translated protein: MSSSSNLRSEDQFLCSICLDVFTDPVSIPCGHNFCKACIIQHWEANVPYKCPLCNEIFTSRPQLRVNTFIKEMVAQFRHEAQQEASSSSSAAKPEVPCDVCTGTKLKALKSCLVCLLSYCQTHLEPHLTTQRLKKHQLMEPVENLEDRMCLQHDKPLELFCKTDQTSVCSLCLVLDHKNHEFVPLREEFEGKKAELKKTEAEVQKMIQSRRVKIQEIKESVKISKDAADRKKAEGVQVFTALKDAAERGLKELIKEIQDNQKTAEKQAEDLIKDLEQEISELMKRSSEVKQLSQFKDHLHLLQSFSSLKAALPTNNWTEVRVHALSYEGIVVRAAAQLEQKFGEKMKTLLEAELKKVKQYAVDVTLDPDTAHPNLILSDDGKQVNCGNKRKDLPNNPKRFSPCPCVLGQQSFSSGRFYFEIQVKGQTSWYLGVARESVKRKGEFTESPQKGFWTIWLRNRNVYEAGAEPPVRLHVQPGPEKVGVFVDYEEGLVSFYDVDAAALIYSFTDCCFTEKLYPYFSPCLNDGGENSAPLIIC